A region of Micromonospora sp. WMMD882 DNA encodes the following proteins:
- a CDS encoding helix-turn-helix transcriptional regulator — translation MKGQTLHGHLDALLLAVLEDGALHGYAIIEALRVRSGGTLDLPTGTTYPALRRLERAGHVASSWHTVNGRERRTYELTDAGRRALAGERVGWREFSSTVGRFLGPDAPPPATA, via the coding sequence GTGAAGGGCCAGACGCTGCACGGACACCTCGACGCGCTGCTCCTGGCGGTGCTGGAGGACGGGGCGCTGCACGGGTACGCGATCATCGAGGCGCTCCGGGTCCGCAGCGGCGGCACCCTGGACCTGCCCACCGGGACGACCTACCCGGCGCTGCGCCGGCTGGAACGCGCCGGTCACGTCGCGAGTTCCTGGCACACCGTCAACGGGCGGGAACGACGGACGTACGAGCTGACCGACGCGGGCCGGCGGGCGCTGGCCGGCGAACGGGTCGGCTGGCGGGAGTTCAGCTCCACGGTCGGCCGGTTCCTCGGCCCCGACGCCCCGCCCCCGGCGACCGCCTGA
- a CDS encoding DNA primase, whose translation MGSPKHTEVSVARQSSQRPDADEPRLDEPTTPPEADEVADTTAQSADRSLWEKLRIDPVEIALPSGTGYTLRAYRPARELTPTDVTERDADDPFLARGREVPDEEDDDETVVILDEELAEEFAEADKDEKADGKAASDADSADEGAEEDEEDEDNEEVPAFLTHKGRLLLFRTPEALVSFVRSGAPHDLSQLDGWNELSERVEPADIAPLDEDTYELDLVVENLRGGHDTWDPTLLIEAGEVARDLAYALRLPSVLDMLSAGSSLDDLDEALRASVGGGVGGFMGRRRLKKIGAQTASLGWRTIVGKISAAVDWRD comes from the coding sequence GTGGGCAGCCCGAAGCACACGGAGGTCAGCGTGGCCCGCCAGTCGTCCCAACGGCCCGACGCCGACGAGCCCCGGCTCGACGAGCCGACCACACCGCCCGAGGCGGACGAGGTCGCCGACACCACCGCCCAGAGCGCCGACCGGTCGCTCTGGGAGAAGCTACGCATCGACCCGGTGGAGATCGCGCTGCCGTCCGGGACCGGTTACACGCTGCGGGCGTACCGTCCGGCGCGCGAGCTCACCCCGACCGACGTCACCGAGCGGGACGCCGACGACCCGTTCCTGGCCCGGGGCCGGGAGGTGCCCGACGAGGAGGACGACGACGAGACCGTGGTCATCCTCGACGAGGAGCTCGCCGAGGAGTTCGCCGAGGCGGACAAGGACGAGAAGGCCGACGGCAAGGCCGCGTCCGACGCCGACTCCGCCGACGAGGGCGCGGAGGAGGACGAGGAGGACGAGGACAACGAGGAGGTGCCGGCCTTCCTCACCCACAAGGGTCGCCTGCTGCTGTTCCGGACCCCGGAGGCGTTGGTCAGCTTCGTCCGTTCCGGGGCCCCCCACGACCTGTCCCAACTGGACGGGTGGAATGAATTGTCCGAACGGGTGGAACCGGCCGACATCGCCCCCCTCGACGAGGACACCTACGAGCTCGACCTGGTCGTGGAGAACCTGCGTGGCGGGCACGACACCTGGGATCCGACGCTGCTGATCGAGGCCGGCGAGGTCGCCCGGGACCTCGCGTACGCGCTGCGCCTGCCCTCGGTGCTGGACATGCTCTCCGCGGGCTCCAGCCTTGACGACCTGGACGAGGCGCTGCGGGCCAGCGTCGGCGGCGGGGTCGGCGGCTTCATGGGTCGACGCCGGCTCAAGAAGATCGGCGCGCAGACCGCGAGTTTGGGTTGGCGGACCATTGTCGGCAAGATCTCTGCTGCCGTGGACTGGCGCGACTGA
- a CDS encoding transposase: MALVRVYCGLASADSADRPASAGSTLTSAVVDDAGRLLHVCEIGDDPAGYARLVALLVERSGGPSGVAIAADSDDHTVTSLLSAAGRPLAIADDDAVDDFAERFADDDSLEEMQSPPAERRAVGLARALQAGALSAVSLPAPRDLAGYKQVLSAHAALASGRHSAAVALREVLRELYPAALRAYPDPAEPVALAVLDALPEPGMLGGTIARGRDVSVAADAIAAHLAADGVADAESINEAVTALRVAIAETPRRAAVSRALTSAVAETVRQAVASVRACDAGCDALVGALSARVSAPSPAPGRRAAARRGEPVADLAGAGVPALRAVTPGDPQPTPSGGRRSRPEPVSGGGLPTPPRPLGPPPVAPAPVAPPPTAPIPVAPAASINPAASVNPLERREPAGPPRRGDTTNLPRRDDTAGLPGRGDTAGLPRRDEVTPANRPVSAPPPPPPGITPIPPAQRGPHSPAEAGEPFRPTLTTAAINNARAERQRTVIPPRPKTTPDSPTGGFAVTDLSVPVPAPRPEQQDAPPPGSRANWPLVNNPEDPADSSPRNPVARSAQERPDRQVDAPTDPGRADRVTPPWLADDLPPEPPVLRLVEPPPAGRSTRIAPQSTGRDATEPAALAGSGPAPRGGESPAERTTFIPPIDRASRAGRDAGSRDVLNPSTDPRLETPPLRLVDRPEPARPERPAEQHRRPERPAEQYHRPERPAAEQHRRPERPAAEQHRPERPAAEQRRPPVSDEGDGDLLIFAQAKSAWFVGHTEEAEVDWSSLADTGWQAAEQAARPVMGDATPAGLPRRVPQANLVPGSPLREERPLRIVRDAASLAENTTGYFRGWRRGQEIGGFAVGGRPGREAAGGWDFSRDTGDRDDDREYEYRSAGYRS, encoded by the coding sequence GTGGCGCTCGTGCGCGTGTACTGCGGTCTTGCCTCGGCAGACTCAGCGGACCGACCGGCTTCGGCCGGTTCGACGCTGACGTCCGCTGTGGTCGACGACGCAGGCCGGCTGCTCCACGTCTGCGAGATCGGCGACGATCCGGCCGGCTACGCCCGACTGGTCGCGCTGCTCGTGGAGCGCTCCGGCGGGCCGAGCGGAGTGGCGATCGCCGCCGACAGCGACGACCACACGGTCACGTCGCTGCTGAGCGCCGCGGGCCGGCCGTTGGCCATCGCCGACGACGACGCGGTCGACGACTTCGCCGAGCGGTTCGCCGACGACGACTCCCTGGAGGAGATGCAGTCCCCACCGGCGGAGCGCCGGGCCGTCGGCCTGGCCCGGGCGTTGCAGGCCGGGGCGCTCTCCGCGGTCAGCCTGCCGGCGCCGCGGGACCTGGCCGGCTACAAGCAGGTCCTGTCCGCGCACGCCGCGCTCGCCAGCGGCCGGCACTCGGCCGCGGTGGCGCTGCGTGAGGTGCTGCGTGAGCTCTACCCGGCCGCGTTGCGCGCCTACCCCGACCCGGCCGAGCCGGTCGCGTTGGCCGTGCTCGACGCGCTGCCGGAGCCCGGCATGCTGGGCGGCACCATCGCCCGGGGCCGGGACGTCTCGGTCGCGGCGGACGCCATCGCCGCGCATCTCGCCGCCGACGGCGTCGCCGACGCCGAGTCGATCAACGAGGCGGTCACCGCGTTGCGGGTGGCCATCGCCGAGACGCCCCGCCGCGCCGCGGTCAGCCGGGCGCTCACCTCCGCCGTGGCGGAGACGGTGCGCCAGGCGGTCGCCTCGGTCCGTGCCTGCGACGCCGGCTGTGACGCCCTGGTCGGCGCGCTCAGCGCCCGGGTCAGCGCCCCGTCGCCGGCCCCCGGCCGTCGGGCCGCCGCCCGCCGGGGCGAGCCGGTGGCCGACCTCGCCGGCGCCGGCGTTCCCGCCCTGCGCGCGGTCACCCCGGGTGACCCGCAGCCGACGCCCTCGGGCGGCCGGCGCAGCCGACCGGAGCCGGTCTCCGGCGGTGGACTGCCCACCCCGCCCCGGCCGCTCGGCCCGCCCCCGGTGGCGCCGGCTCCGGTGGCCCCGCCGCCGACCGCGCCGATCCCGGTCGCTCCGGCCGCCTCGATCAACCCGGCCGCCTCGGTCAACCCTCTGGAGCGCCGCGAGCCCGCCGGCCCGCCCCGCCGGGGGGACACCACCAACCTGCCGCGCCGCGACGACACCGCCGGCCTGCCCGGCCGGGGGGACACCGCCGGCCTGCCGCGCCGGGACGAGGTGACGCCGGCCAACCGGCCGGTGTCCGCTCCTCCTCCGCCGCCACCGGGGATCACCCCGATCCCGCCGGCGCAGCGGGGCCCCCACTCACCGGCCGAGGCGGGCGAGCCGTTCCGGCCGACGCTGACCACCGCCGCGATCAACAACGCCCGGGCCGAGCGGCAGCGGACGGTCATCCCGCCGCGCCCGAAGACCACCCCGGACTCGCCGACCGGTGGCTTCGCCGTCACCGACCTGAGCGTCCCGGTGCCGGCCCCCCGGCCCGAGCAGCAGGACGCTCCGCCGCCCGGCTCCCGGGCGAACTGGCCGCTGGTCAACAACCCGGAGGACCCGGCCGACAGCTCGCCCCGCAACCCGGTCGCGCGCTCCGCGCAGGAGCGGCCCGACCGGCAGGTCGACGCGCCGACCGACCCGGGTCGCGCCGACCGGGTCACGCCGCCCTGGCTGGCCGACGACCTGCCGCCGGAGCCTCCGGTGCTGCGCCTGGTGGAGCCGCCGCCGGCCGGCAGGTCCACCCGGATCGCCCCCCAGTCGACGGGTCGGGACGCCACCGAGCCGGCCGCCCTTGCCGGGTCCGGTCCGGCCCCCCGGGGCGGCGAGTCGCCCGCCGAGCGCACCACCTTCATCCCGCCGATCGACCGCGCGTCGCGCGCCGGCCGCGACGCCGGCTCGCGGGACGTCCTCAACCCCTCCACCGACCCCCGGTTGGAGACCCCGCCGCTGCGGCTGGTCGACCGCCCGGAGCCGGCCCGTCCGGAGCGGCCGGCCGAGCAGCACCGTCGGCCCGAACGGCCCGCCGAGCAGTACCACCGTCCCGAGCGACCCGCCGCCGAGCAGCACCGTCGGCCCGAGCGACCCGCCGCCGAGCAGCACCGCCCGGAACGGCCCGCCGCCGAGCAGCGGCGACCGCCGGTGTCCGACGAGGGCGACGGTGACCTGCTGATCTTCGCTCAGGCGAAGTCCGCCTGGTTCGTCGGGCACACCGAGGAAGCCGAGGTCGACTGGTCCAGCCTGGCGGACACCGGTTGGCAGGCGGCCGAGCAGGCGGCCCGCCCGGTGATGGGCGACGCCACGCCCGCCGGGCTGCCGCGCCGGGTGCCGCAGGCCAACCTGGTCCCCGGCTCCCCCCTGCGCGAGGAACGCCCGCTGCGGATCGTCCGGGACGCTGCCAGCCTCGCCGAGAACACCACCGGCTACTTCCGGGGCTGGCGTCGGGGACAGGAGATCGGCGGTTTCGCGGTGGGCGGACGACCGGGCCGGGAGGCCGCCGGCGGCTGGGACTTCAGCCGCGACACCGGTGACCGCGACGACGACCGGGAGTACGAGTACCGCTCCGCCGGCTACCGCTCCTGA
- a CDS encoding ABC transporter substrate-binding protein, whose translation MATPASDPSRLTRRGVLTAAASTLLLAACGRDGQPDDEAPRAGDGPHEIVIGASLELTGRGAALGVLQERALRIAQDSLSADGVPVGNLRRSVRLEIQDNGSDPGQAARQAAALAGSDAVHVLVGGALTEVSMAMVAVAQERRIPFISLAPGDGIVSPATDRTYVYKLTPDATDVAWRLSRLIEAQEARRVVLLAESGLHGDSGVRAVPEALRAGDVELLRTVRLPDTGQSLGRAARRAVAGDPDGVVVWGTAPNSGAAARALRQAGHRGLIFFDSGAVVEDTLAGRNAEAVEGAFAVHPISLAGSTLTNTTTAALARRDFVFRYIQRHGGFSGFAPYAADALRLVVDAARFAGSVDRGRLRAYLQSQVTEGIAGSYAFTPIRHGGMERDSLGEYTVNRGSWVRIS comes from the coding sequence ATGGCGACACCGGCATCCGACCCGTCCCGGCTGACCCGCCGGGGGGTGCTCACCGCCGCGGCGAGCACCCTGCTGCTGGCAGCCTGCGGCCGGGACGGGCAGCCGGACGACGAGGCCCCCCGCGCCGGTGACGGCCCGCACGAGATCGTGATCGGGGCGAGCCTCGAACTGACCGGTCGCGGGGCCGCCCTCGGGGTGCTCCAGGAGCGGGCGCTGCGCATCGCCCAGGACTCCCTCAGCGCCGACGGCGTGCCGGTGGGGAACCTGCGCCGCAGCGTCCGGCTGGAGATCCAGGACAACGGCAGCGACCCGGGGCAGGCCGCCCGGCAGGCCGCCGCGCTGGCCGGGTCGGACGCGGTGCACGTGCTGGTGGGCGGGGCGCTCACCGAGGTCTCCATGGCCATGGTGGCGGTCGCCCAGGAGCGCCGGATCCCGTTCATCTCCCTCGCGCCGGGTGACGGCATCGTCTCCCCCGCCACCGACCGCACCTACGTCTACAAGCTGACGCCGGACGCCACCGACGTGGCGTGGCGGCTGAGCCGGCTCATCGAGGCGCAGGAGGCCCGACGGGTCGTCCTGCTGGCCGAGTCCGGGCTGCACGGTGACTCGGGCGTACGGGCCGTTCCGGAGGCCCTCCGCGCCGGCGACGTCGAACTGCTCCGCACGGTACGGCTGCCGGACACCGGGCAGAGCCTCGGCCGGGCCGCCCGACGGGCGGTGGCCGGCGACCCGGACGGGGTGGTCGTCTGGGGCACCGCGCCGAACTCGGGCGCCGCCGCGCGGGCCCTGCGGCAGGCCGGCCACCGGGGGCTGATCTTCTTCGACTCCGGCGCGGTGGTGGAGGACACCCTGGCCGGACGGAACGCCGAGGCGGTCGAGGGCGCGTTCGCGGTGCACCCGATCAGCCTGGCCGGGTCCACCCTGACCAACACCACCACGGCCGCGCTGGCCCGCCGGGACTTCGTGTTCCGCTACATCCAGCGGCACGGCGGGTTCAGCGGTTTCGCCCCGTACGCGGCCGACGCGTTGCGGCTGGTGGTCGACGCCGCCCGGTTCGCCGGCAGCGTCGACCGTGGCCGGCTGCGAGCGTACCTGCAGAGCCAGGTGACCGAGGGCATCGCCGGCTCGTACGCGTTCACGCCGATCCGGCACGGCGGCATGGAGCGGGACTCGCTCGGTGAGTACACGGTCAACCGGGGAAGCTGGGTCCGGATCTCCTGA
- a CDS encoding ATP/GTP-binding protein translates to MSHRSPTPSSGRVTSAKIVIAGGFGVGKTTLVGSVSEITPLTTEAIMTSAGVGVDDTRQVPGKTTTTVAMDFGRISIDRDLILYLFGTPGQTRFWFMWDELVRGAIGAVVLVDTRRLADCFAAIDFFEHRRLPYLIAINCFDGMQYHDPQDVRDALAISPEVPVVACDARHRESTKHVLISLVEYVLTMRRSRAVAPA, encoded by the coding sequence ATGTCGCACCGGTCGCCGACTCCGTCGAGCGGGCGCGTGACATCGGCGAAGATCGTTATCGCCGGTGGTTTCGGCGTTGGCAAGACGACGCTGGTCGGCTCGGTTTCGGAGATCACGCCACTGACCACCGAGGCCATCATGACCTCGGCGGGTGTGGGCGTCGACGACACCCGGCAGGTGCCGGGCAAGACGACGACCACCGTGGCGATGGACTTCGGTCGTATCTCGATCGACCGGGACCTGATCCTGTACCTCTTCGGTACGCCGGGTCAGACGCGGTTCTGGTTCATGTGGGACGAGCTGGTCCGGGGCGCGATCGGCGCGGTGGTGCTGGTCGACACCCGCCGACTGGCCGACTGCTTCGCGGCCATCGACTTCTTCGAGCACCGCCGGCTGCCGTACCTGATCGCGATCAACTGCTTCGACGGGATGCAGTACCACGACCCGCAGGACGTCCGGGACGCGCTGGCGATCTCCCCGGAGGTGCCGGTGGTGGCCTGCGACGCCCGACACCGGGAGTCGACCAAGCACGTGCTGATCTCGTTGGTCGAGTACGTGCTGACCATGCGCCGCTCCCGGGCGGTCGCACCGGCCTGA
- a CDS encoding DUF742 domain-containing protein, whose product MADRDEPTGALVRPYAVTRGRTRPRLDIALEALVETTVRGRTAANGNGGQGREHQYIASLCDGRLQSLAEIAARMQLPLGVARVLIADMATDGLVAVHEPTILDDSDDAVGTELLERVLSGLRRL is encoded by the coding sequence ATGGCTGATCGTGACGAGCCGACCGGCGCGCTGGTCCGTCCATACGCCGTCACCCGCGGGCGTACCCGTCCCCGGCTCGACATCGCCCTGGAGGCGCTCGTCGAGACGACGGTGCGTGGTCGGACGGCCGCCAACGGAAACGGCGGCCAGGGCCGGGAGCACCAGTACATCGCCTCGCTGTGTGACGGACGGTTGCAGTCGCTGGCCGAGATCGCGGCGCGGATGCAACTGCCACTCGGGGTGGCCCGGGTGCTCATTGCCGACATGGCTACGGACGGCCTGGTCGCGGTGCACGAGCCGACCATCCTGGACGACTCCGATGACGCGGTGGGCACTGAACTGCTGGAGAGGGTGCTGAGTGGACTTCGCAGGCTCTGA
- a CDS encoding roadblock/LC7 domain-containing protein, with protein MTTTQDLGWLLANFADRVPGVAHAVAVSADGLLLAASRDLPRDRADQLAAIASGLVSLTQGAARCFEGGAVLQTVVEMDNGFLFLMSISDGSSFAVLAARSSDVGQVGYEMALLVDRVGDALTPQPRAAAGMLG; from the coding sequence ATGACAACTACGCAGGATCTCGGTTGGCTGCTGGCCAACTTCGCCGACCGGGTGCCCGGTGTCGCGCACGCGGTCGCCGTCTCCGCGGACGGCCTGCTGCTCGCGGCGTCCCGGGACCTGCCGCGCGACCGCGCCGACCAGTTGGCGGCGATCGCGTCCGGGCTGGTCAGCCTCACCCAGGGGGCGGCCCGGTGCTTCGAGGGTGGCGCCGTGCTGCAGACCGTCGTCGAGATGGACAACGGCTTCCTGTTCCTGATGTCCATCTCGGACGGCTCGTCGTTCGCGGTGCTCGCCGCGCGCAGCAGCGACGTGGGGCAGGTCGGGTACGAGATGGCGCTGCTGGTCGACCGGGTCGGCGACGCCCTGACCCCGCAGCCGCGAGCCGCCGCGGGAATGCTGGGTTGA